Sequence from the Megalops cyprinoides isolate fMegCyp1 chromosome 4, fMegCyp1.pri, whole genome shotgun sequence genome:
TGGTTCTTCCTAAGAGCCCCTCAACAACCTTTTCTCAAAACTCAGCTGCCTGCATGGCGCAGTTGGCACTCTCCTTGAAGATAATGAACGCAATCACAAGTGCTATGCTTTTGCGTGGCGATAAAGCTGATGGTACCGcttcatttttcagtgctgGAAGCTGTAGTGTGAGCACAGCTGACCAGGAGTCAGAACTACTCCAAACTCTTTGTGGCCCTGACCTCTTCTCCAGTCACTGACTGCCAGGCAGCCTGCCCTGCCACTGTGGGGGATGCCCCTTCGTCTCACCCCTTGATGTCAATCTCTTCATTTAAAGCTCCCAGTCCCTCACCCCTCACTATCCTCTGCAAACATAAGAAATTCCTTGTTGCTTTTGCTACTCCAAATGAATATGAACTCTTTCACAACTGCCATTGCTCTTTCAACTCAAACTACCCTAGACACTTGTAAAACAGGGATATTACCATAAACACAAATGATACAAAGTATTCACTGTCACTGGGAAAATACACTTCAAATTTCACATAGTAACACATCTTTAATTGggtgtaaaatataaaaaagtgaaCTACACAAGTTTGTTGCCTGAAGTCACCCAGGGCAGTCCAGGGCATGTTCAGATCTTCTGAGACTATGGTCACCCTAGGCAGCAAATGGGTTTAACATGtatcatgaaataaaacaagtctGATTTGTATAACTGCTTTAACCGAAGCCAGCCAACTCAAAATAAGCCCTGTTTCTTCCAAACATACATTATCATGCCGACCTCAAGGGGGTTCACTGAGCTCCACAGCCACCACCACAAAAGAACAGGTGAGGCCAAACAAAAGCTAGGCAGTACTGGTACCTCCTGCAGCAACTTAATGCAGTCATCGAGGGACCGGTCGATGGTGCAGACCAGACTGTgagcctcctcttcctcctccattcTAGTCCAGTAGTGCTCAGGGATGACTGGAGTCTTCTTCACACACTGGCGCACAGGCATGGGTGGCCGTTTGTATGAAATGCCCTTGGCCTGGCGCCATTCCTGCAGCTTCCGTCTGTAAAACAGTGAGAGCTTATAAGAGCTAGTCACATAATGGAAGGCAAAGGTGCTAAAAGATATATTAATcttccaaaacaaacattaaaaagtcCAATTTTCATTGCAGATTGGAATCTTCCATACATAATCAGTCAGTTATTACAATCAAAGGTGACCATCAACTGGCTTTGTTCACTAAACAGAAACATTATTCCGATGCATTATACCTATCCACATTTTTGAACTGCAATAGGTTGTATTATCACTTATTATTTGCATGCAGTTCGAGCAGCTGCCCTTTGACTGTGAGAAGCTTGATCTAAATTTCATATTCTTAATAGCGTGATGGAATTAGATTTGTTTTTGTCCAAATGCTGAAATATGCAGGAAGACTCACAGCCTCTCCTCCTGAGCTGTTGTCAGCTGCTTCTTGCTCTGTGGTGGGACAGTGCCAATGAGCCCAGGGCCAGGCCTTGTCGCTCTTGCAGGAGTCTTCAGGTCTTCTGGATCCAAGGCCTGCTTAGTGTGTCTGACAGTACGGGGGACCGTGTGCATTGTAAATGGGACACGTGGCACACacgtgtctgtgtctctgtggagtcCCATTTCAGGTTGAACTTCTGTAATAGTTAAGTTGCCGGCTGGCACCAGCACACCAGGCACATGTGCTTCGGTAACGGAAATTTGTGGGTTTGCCCCCACAGTGTCAGTGACCTTTCGCTCCCCTTCTGCCAAACTTGTGCCCACTCCTATGGTGCCATTTCCAGTCCCTGCCAACTGGCTTCCCTTGCTCCTTATATCAGCCATAGCCTGACGCACTGCTCTCTCCAGTGCCTTCACTTGCCTCCCCTTCCCTGCACCGCCAGCCTCAGAAGCAGGAACTCTGGGGCATGTCGCAACTTGGGTCGGCTTGAATGAATCTCCTCTGAGGTTGGGCCTTAGCTGGGTAGCCTGCTTGTCAAGGTTCACAGGCCGTGCAGGACCTTGCATTATTTTAGTTTGGCGACGGTGTAAATGAATCTTAAACTTGTTTGTGACAGGCTCTTTATTGCTAATCACAGGTTTAGATCCTGTACTGTTCAAAATGGGTCCATGCTGCCCTGTCTCTACTGTAGTCTTGTTCTGGAGAGTACTGCTGGGTTTCTTGGTTACAGTAGCGCTGAAGTTAGATCTGGTGTCCCTTTTAGTAGGAGCAATGACAATGGATTTGGTGGGGGCTACTGTTGTTGGAGCAGTTAAACTGGAATGTTCCCTGATTGTGGTGGCTTTATCAGGCCCTGATTTGGCTGGTACTACTTTGCTGAGGAGTGTTCGTGTTGGGGCAGCAGAAATGGGGCCTTCTCTGGGACGGGCAACTCTGTTAGAACATTTTTTGGGTTGGGTAGTGGTGTTGGGGTGTGTTCTTGCTGGGGCAGCTGTGATGAGGCATGCTGTAGTCTGGGAACTGATGTTGACATCAGAATACTTATTAGTCTGGACGGAAGCATCATGTTTTGTTCTGGCATGGTTAGGTGCACTTGTGCCATTGTTGCCCTGAGGAGCTGTCCTGGGGCATATTTTGGCTGTGACAGTGGTGACAGTTGTAGCCTTGCGTGGGACAGCAGGGTGGGGGCATATCTTGGCTTGAGTGGTGGTAGGAAGGCAGGTGGTGGCTGTAACTGCAGAGTGAGATGGATTCTTTCTGCATTCTTTGGCAGTGTTGGTGGTAGCAGAAAATTGGTGAGCAGTTTGAAGAACTCGTCTTGTAGTTCCAGCAAATGGCTGGGGCTTGTTTGTAGCCCATTTAACCCTTGTGGGTCTCAAACCCTGGTTCTCTTTCTCCACGtcagactgaaacacacaatgacattacaGCAATGTATAGAAGGAGTGAAAAGAAGATCGAATGCATGCTGCTGTGTATAGGcctacacacacgtacactatatggacaaaagtattcggatgcctgaccattacattgtaatgacattgtattcaaatacatatactttattatggagttggtcccccttttgcagctataacagcttccactcttcttggaaggcgttccacaagattttggagtgtttctgtgggagtttgtgcccattcattctgtagagcatttatgaggtcaggcactgatgttggacgagaaagcctggctcacaatctctgttccagtttatcccaaaggtgctcgatggggtttgaggtcagggctctgtgcgggccagtcaagttcttccacaccaaactcatcaaaccatgtctttgtaGTCCTtactttgtgcactggggcaccgtcatgttggaatagaaaagggccttccccaaactgttgccacaaagttggaagcatagcattgtccaaaatgtcttggtatgttGAAGCATTAaaattgcccttcactggagataaggggccttacccaaaccttgaaaaacaggtgtagccaaatacttttgtccatatagtgtatatacatacctgtgtgcatgtgtacgtatAAAGAAAGATTAAGCCTTCTTTACAGATTCAGAATTTTTATCTTCACACACATACCAAAACTACAGAAACTTCACTAGCACcaaaacatatataaatgcaGGACTTACAGCGACAGACTTCACAGAAGTTTGGGGCTTAATGAGGTTGTCCCGCAGGTAGGGTCTGAGGAAATAGGTTAGGGATAAGGGGCAATACTTATATTCAAACTAAAAACATACAGCCAGATGCTACTTCCAACAGAGCAGtgatttttgaaatgcattttaatcagaAATTAACAAAGCACAGGTGCCACTGCATCACTGCACTGTTTGAAATCACCAGCTGCACATAAGGCTCATCTCATCACTACAACCTCTACAAGAACCCAGGTTTGAaactcgctcgctgacccacgtaacatctagTTAATATACACAACGCAGTCTACACCCGTTACAGAGGCAAGTATCTGATCAACTCAGAGGTGCCTGTCGCATCACAGGGAAcctgacagcagtaataaacTTTTGTCGACTTACACACACCTATCCACAGGATTAATTTGTGCCTCTACTGTTGGCTCCTGGCCATTGTCAACTGATAAAACAGATGTTATTGAACCCAAGCCATCGGAGTCACTGTGTACTGTTGTTTCAAACAATGAATAATTGTTACACAGAAAGAGAATAGGGTCATAAGCTGTAACTATCTCTTTTAACATCTCTAGCTGTTCcagtaatgtgtgctgtgtggttgaCGGTAAGATTACGAGTGACATCATAAACTGTAATGCTCTCTATTGCCAAGATCTGTGTATATAAAGAGCAAAAATTGCAAAAGTAACACAGTTGTCTGCCAACATGAGGTACACATACTGAGCCTGTAGCAACTGTTTCACGGCCGCAGTAAACAGTTGTTTTGGCAATACAGCTGTTAGTTGTTAATAGCTATCTAAGCAGCAGGCTTTGAGAAGTATCAATCTATGTGTTAGTTGAAAGTTACAAATGCTTTCAATATGGCTTAATCAGATGGCCAAGTACACTGATGCTGCATGCAATTCTCAATGCATATGCCtaaaatacttcaaaataaaGACTTAAAATCATGCATAAAAGTAAGTTCATATGAAACTTAATATAGCCCAACCTGTGTTTCTAATTATTAAAAAGCATGTAGATGTGTTATGGTGTGTTCTGATAAGACACGATTGAGTCTTATAtaacaaatgcaattaaaaacagacaaactgtACTATATCCACAGTTACTGGGAATAGTTAGGAGGAAACAGGACTGTATTTGTGCTCCACAGGGCTGTATATCAACCACAATGTTCATATTTATGTGCACATAAATTTGCTAAGTTATACGTTTTTGTTTGAAGAAATCTCATGATGTTCATATACATCTGAGTACAATTTGAAGGCATGTGTGATACTTGGATCGGACTGTGGCTGTCCAGGAATAACATTGGCTGCTCTTGGGTTGGAAACAGGAAACAAT
This genomic interval carries:
- the LOC118776120 gene encoding salivary glue protein Sgs-3-like encodes the protein MDEHDVVPKLSGPELRKKKLLEYLAAKGKLRPPNPKPYLRDNLIKPQTSVKSVASDVEKENQGLRPTRVKWATNKPQPFAGTTRRVLQTAHQFSATTNTAKECRKNPSHSAVTATTCLPTTTQAKICPHPAVPRKATTVTTVTAKICPRTAPQGNNGTSAPNHARTKHDASVQTNKYSDVNISSQTTACLITAAPARTHPNTTTQPKKCSNRVARPREGPISAAPTRTLLSKVVPAKSGPDKATTIREHSSLTAPTTVAPTKSIVIAPTKRDTRSNFSATVTKKPSSTLQNKTTVETGQHGPILNSTGSKPVISNKEPVTNKFKIHLHRRQTKIMQEFLLLRLAVQGRGGK